TagttttgctgtatttttatatttatatatatatatatgaagttCTAGATAGTTCTACACCAATGCACTGAAAAACATGATTCAATTTGAGTggacaaatgtattttagatTCTAAAAGGTATTTTTAAgctttaattattaaatgtgcattgtacacaaacataaattaaatatacatacatgcatttcTACTCTAATTAATTTAACTAActaattttatttgttcatgcttgctgcatttcactgcattttcTACAGGTAGTTGCAGGGCAACTATTGTGAGAATATTGGGAGAAAGTATGGAGCTTTCAGTTGGAGAGGGTTTCAGTCTGAGGTGTGAATTCATGTGTTTGGGAGCCCAACATGTCGCACAGCTATGGAGGAACAGCAGAAATCaggtaatttaaaaaaaaaaaaggtattttaatGGGTTTCCAACATTTAGCATATTTTAAATCATCTATGACACAAATTATGCTCTTTCTGCTCTGAAATTAAACCTGAACCTGATGCAGTTTATTTCGTTTGGTGTTTGTGAGCAACATAAGCATCTCAtcatgttgattttaaaatcagCCACAATTAGACTAAAGGAGAGGGATGGATTTATTCTGGgttttttttcattcaaaaaTATCTACAAGTCAAACATTAATGCTACAAGTGCAATTGCACTTGGTTAGCATGACATTTGACCTACATGAGCAACCCTGAACATGATTTCTACATTTTGGTTTGTACCTGACGTGCACctcatatatgtatgtatgcgTGCCACTGGGTTCAGCTTGAATGTGCACATTCTAACTCCAAGGTGTGTCAGTACACAGTGACATACTGCAACAAGGTTAGGAGCTGCTATCAACAAGAGAGGGCAGAGAAACACCACTTTCTGTCTGGTACTAAAAAAAGATCAGCTAATGCTAAAGCTGGAGtatattgttattgtattttttttttttttttggtcttctAGGATGGTTCTCTTGTGTCTCTTGTCAATGTTACGTCTATCTTCCCCAATGTGAGTCTGGCCCTGAATATTTGCTCTGCTACAAAAGCCGATGCTGGTTTTTACTCCTGTAGGACCCAGCCGCCTGACACAATCAGCCCCAGTGTTGAAATTAAGATAGCAGGTAGGATACCTGTGATGACCTactttcatatatatatatatatatatatatatatataacattattttatatttgtgttgctgtcgaccttttctggttgtggtttcttttctttctgtctgggTTAAGATCaactgtaacaagacaaaacaatttccctttgGGATTAAAAGTTTTTGGAATTTTGAATCCCGAATACAAATAAACAGTCCATGGACACTTAATGTTACATGTAGACATGGTAACCATGTGATTTAACTTGGTCAGCCTgttaaaaatctatttcatcTACTAagctaaaatgtcaaaatatttatgcccatatatttttttaatgacacattttatgtcTACTTGTGTTTCATGGTAACGCATGATGACATTTGTCATTatgtttattcatatttgtattatataatatttcataattgcagctgttattttgaaagaaactaattcaaatttcatttatttgacatttattttgtaaatatgaattattaactCTTATTTTACAAAGAAGGGTTagatattttttaacatttattcacaAAATTATGTATCCTCTTAAGACCtgagctctaatttgatatgcattttttatttctctttgctatttgggctCGTTGGGAcctgataagtataaaaactaagcatcatcttttcacaaacagtttcaggaaGACATCATATGCCTACAAACACCAAAtgataacacattcaaaacattttgcattaaaaactagccatgcccttttctttacacacctatttTTGAAAGGCTGTGGAACAGTTGCGATCAGCTAGAACTCACAAGAATCCAAAATGTGTGTACGCCAGGTCCTAAGAGGGTATAGTATTTAATAATTgcatatttttcacttttcacattttatcacttTTGGTCTCTATAATTAAGGATATTTGTCCCCTCTACAGATAACCTAACAACAACACAATCTTTCCAGCCCACAAACAGTAGCCACCAGCCCAGCAGCACAGATGAGCACTCACGGCCATGTGGAGTAGTGTCTCCAAAAggtatttattttctaaacttTATAGTATCTACAGGAAATGACAAGTATGAAATTATCCATTGTTTGCAATAGGTATGTGtatcacatttcacactgtCACTACTTGCTACAGTAAGTAATATTGTGTTTAATGCATTAGAGTATGATTACTGAATATTTACAATGGTCAAAAAATTATGATCAAATTATTTATTCAGCTTCCCTGTGataataaaaattacaaatgcACTGTATTCCTGGCAATATCACCTTGATTGTGATGGATAATGttgtatttctactttactgctatttaaagaaattacaaaactacaaaacacaACTATTTATCTGCTTCTTGAAAAAGGAATATATCAAATGTTGCTGCCATGTGTGTAAATCTCAAATAACCTAATGTTGAAACAGATTTTTTCATACGGCCCTATatcatatatttttaatacaggCTAGAAAAAAGCCTGAAAGCCTGAAAATATTGTAACTAGTAATATGAACAATACATATGAAGTGTTAGGAAGGCAGTATGTACTTCCCCCAAACAGAGGCAAACTGTCTCAAGCTGGGCAATACATAATTGGGATTTATCGAACAGATGGATTGCTCAATAAAACAGTGAGTAGTTTGAatactaaaaatactaaaaagtactaaaagtaaaaaaatatagattatatatttataacacTTTTCATACGTACACATTCACATTGGTATAAAAGCAGTTAACCAGCATTGTAAGATTAGATCATCAAGAATTAAGTCAAATATGAACCTTGCTTCAGAGGGCTTTGCAAACGTTTCGACATCCTACTTACAGCTTTTACTTTActtgaggaaaaactaaaaacaaaagacaaagaccaCATAACTAATTATTATACAACAGAAAGTACAGAtgtatgtatacacacaaaaatatacacatatacacataacacacatacacatatgtgaACAAAtaggcacatacagtatataatatataaagaaGCACATATTTGATACCCACAAACTGTTTAAACATTCAGGCTAAAGAGGTAggtttttggtttgtgtttgaaaaCTTTCAGTAGTTTAGCAGTTGactattttaatgttgtgtaacataaacaatgtgacaaatgtgcatttgtctctgtctgtgtcactcATAATAAGAAAGGGACACATCTTGGGAATATTTTTAGACGATAAAAAGCAGATTTGGTGCCAGACCAACACTGAGGTTTCTGGCCCgagtttctctttctttctccatgGACTAAGATCTGAGATTTGCTCTGATTAAGGTGTAAGACGTTCTGTGACATCAACAGCCAGCTAAAGCTGAGTGTCATCATCGTAGCTATAGAAGGGTATGTGTCTCCCAGCAATGACATATAGAAATTAAAAAGTACTGGACCTAGAATTGATCCTTGGAGAACGCCCTATGATATTTTAGAGACTTTGGATGAACTTTCATTGGTTTTACCAAAACCAATGAAGTCAGAAAGATAGGAAGCATACCAATAAGAAACAGTCCCAGACACTTGAAAGTGTTTCCTCAGCCTGTTTAAAAGAATCAACAAAATCTGATCTGTATCCATTTGTCTCTACATAGGTCTGCAAGGTCAGATTTGGTACTGGTTGCTGCTGGGAAAAACTGCCATCCTTTTCCTCAGCTTGGCCTCCCTGGCTGTGAAATACAAGACAGgataagagaagaagagaagagaaaggagaagatcTCCCTGAGCAACAACGCCTTGACTCCATCATTTACTGTTCAAACTTtattccattttttattttatttgtattttattctattcttttAATTAGTCATCAGATTAAGCATTTACTGTCAAACTGCTCCAGGATATGTTGTGCCTGCTACAAATTACTGTTGATTTTATTCCCTAAgtttacagaaaatgtttatggCATTGTTATATTTGTGTTACATTACAAAAATCATTACAATAGAATTGTCTTTTGTCATGCTTTACTTCACTTTCTCTGAATgtgattttgtttcattttggtACAAAAACTATCTGAAATCttgttgaaaaaaatataactgtaattgaattaattgtatatttgttgtttgcataatgacacaaatataacaataaatctCTTATTTCTTGTAGatattaatacaataataaaaatagtttgcTGTCAAAAAGTTACTGATTTGTTCACCATGTGTACTGTGCCAGTCCCGCTCCAGTGCAGCAGGTGGCGGTAGAGCCTCAATAAAGGATTTCCCAACCGCTAAAATATCCCCGAAGAAGTCACGGGATCCAATATGGCGGCGTGCTACAGTAACATTCATTGACAGGCAGTGCCTTCGGTCAAAGTTATTAAACGTAGTCCTAGAAACGTAATAAGAGTTTGATTTAGAGCTGACATGTTTTCAGAAACAGCTCAGTGTTTAAAAACGGTGGCTCCGCTGTTTTCTCAAACCGCTTTCCTGAAGGATTTGAGCCGGTTGCCGTCACATGGAGGAGTCGTCTGCCTGCAGGCCCGGAGACACTTCAGTGTTAGCCGGTGTCTGACAGCCAAAGCTCCCCCCGCACGTAAACCTCGAGAAAGAGTGGAGATCCCCGGGCTGGAAATGATCACCTACGGAGAAAGGATGCACTATGTACCGGGACTGGCAAAGCCCGTTAACCCACACTGGGAAAGGGACTACAAGGACCCGAGATATTACAGGGCTCCGCCGGCTCACGAGATGCCACTGTACAAAGACAAGCCGTGCTATGTGTACAACCAGAGGACCAGTGCTCTTGAAGGTAAAGTGTCACGACAACAAGTATCACTCTTAAAGCACATTGCTGCGTAAAACGAGCTGGTTGTAATGCAGATATTACAGAAACCAGAGTCCATGATAGGATCCTGTTAACCTTCCTATGTACCTGGTCATAATTGTTTCCACTTTCAGATATCATGTAGGTTTGGCAAATGAGCTTATTCCTAACAGATGTCAAGCGATAGAAACTGTTGATTGATAGTGTGCATGCTTGCCGTCCTTTTTTGATCCAACCTGCAGTTGAGGAAGAGTAGCTTGACCTTGAGTCAAATCTCATGCCACTTCACATCATCACCTCTCTCTGTGGCAGGTGTGTGTCAGGCTCTGTGGTTGACCAAGTCCAAGTTGATCTCTGGTCTGCCTCCTCATCTCCTTGCACTGGCTGCCAATCCTGCCAATCAGATCCCAGATCAGGATGAGCGTGTGCAGAACGCTATCAAACATGCTCGCTTCTGGGACACGACAGAGGAACGTCCGAGCAAAGAGAAATACAGGTAGCGTGTCTCGGcagtgaacacagagacacataacTGTTAAAGGGCTTTTTCATCTTGATACTCgtggttctgttttttttctatgtaaGCCCAGAACTTTCCTGCGACAGGAGAAACAAATCAAGCtgatgtcttttctctcttttcatcacAAAGTCATTCTGACATTAAGCATGGTTTAGAGTCTTAGTTATTCAGAACCAAAATGGAGGAGCTTATTCACACATGGTATATTTTCTAACCTGTGTTCCTTGCTTCATCTTGGCTAACAGCTGTGAAAGTAGCAGTTGTTGACTCGCTAAATATTTAGCTTCGATCAGCAGCACAGGATCTTTTACGCATTTTGTTTAGGATCATAAATCACATCTCTTTCCTTTGcttgtgttttcctctgtcagCAACACTTTGCTCATGAACCTGCTCCATCTGTGTGCCACTCTGCAGTCCAGTCACCCAGCGATTGGAAGGAGGATCCTGGCTGAGAAATACTCATTGGCAGCTACATGGAAAAGAGGCAAGTAGAGTAGTGATTTTTACAGAATACAGAACTGGTTCAGTTCTCATTAGGGAGCTAAGGTCTTAGCATTACcactgtaaaacaaagaaaaaagcaaagagtGGCGGTAATGCACCTAAAAGCTGACGGCCCCGAATAAacatcagaagaagaaacataaCATGTTAGTGACAGTaatgaacaaagaaaagtacaacgaagaaaaagaaaaataagggGCTCACAGTCATTAGAATTCATCCTCTGGAGACAGTTCATTACATGTTGCTGTGCTGAGGTGTTATAAGAGATATTTTAGAATGCCACAGAATAACACTTacacatgttgtgttttctcaggaTATGACCTATTCCAGATTAGGGGCCAGAATGGTTTGCTGCACAACTGCATGGATCCTCTCCCAGAGGTTTCtgggaaacaggaagttgcagACACAGCAGATCACGTCCTGGAATCCTTCTATCCCGTGTCCCCCTCTATCGACCTACAGAAAGTACACGTTTACAAGGAGGAGATGAACTGctcaggtgaggagaggtcCAGACGCTAATATTAGTCTGCAGGGAGCAGACTTTGCTGAGTTGTTTGTTTAGTTCCAGTGGTCAGACTAACTACACGTCTCACTCTGTTCCACTCAGGTTTCAGGGGAGACTACCCTTACCCTCATGCCCATACACTTTACTTCATGGAGGGAGCTGATGCTCGCTGGAAGCTTCTTCCCGAACAGTTCAGAGCCAAGATGGTGATGTTCAGCTTTGGGAATGCTCTGGCCCGTGCTTACACACTGTACGGGGTGAGGATGTACAAACAACAGGATAAAGCTAAAGGAGTGCACTGCTGTGTTTAATCTATATGCTTTCATAGCTGTGCATAAATCACAAttgtctatctctctctctcctataTTGTCTGTATGTTGGTGTCAGACGCAGCCCCAGGGCATATTAGACAGTCCTGTAACTGTACAGGCTGTGGGGACCAACGGTAGAATTTTCCAGTTTATGGTTTTCCAGCTCAACACCACAGATCTCTCAGGAGATGACGGCATCAAGAACCAGGTGCTTCATACACCATTTATTATGAACTCTATGTGCTCTGTAGTTGTTGTGCCATAGAATCAGATATACTTAGTAGTAAACCGTGGCTTCAACAATTTTCCACTTGCTTGGTATGTAATTTGGAGGCGCTGTAGAAGGCTGTGAGTCTACAAATGCAATTGTATGAACAACCAAGTGACATCATCTGAGTTTAAAAAGTGATGATGTCATCTTTTAACATAAGGAAATCAGCGGGGGTTAATACATATGCACATACTTGTTGAACTATAACCATAGTGCCATTGTGTTTCTGATTCTGGATTCTAGAAGCAAGTTGAAAGTTTGTGGAATCGCCctttaataattaaaagcagGATGAGCCATTTATTAATCAGTAAGTCATATGAAGCCTTGCAGCCAAAAACACGGACACACATCCACCTTAAGTTCTAATGTAATAATGCAGGAGTATGAAGTGGTAGCCTCAGAGTCATAATGAAACTAAATAGATGGTGTCACAGTGTTATGTGTGCTGTTTGCCACCTCTCTTATTCAGTTTAAAGTTcttcttattcattttaaatgctgtttgtgtgtcacagttGTGGCTAGAAAAAGACGTCGAGCTCTATGATTTTGCGAAAGTACGACCACTGATCAAGAAGAAGCAAGTGAAGGTAAGTCGATCACTCCCAGGCTGTTTACAGCTGAGATCTCCTGTGATGACAGATTCTGTATTCAACCTTTTAGTGTGAGATAGATTCAAGTTTATTTAATCTCAAGTACATTTATTGGTGTGATGGTGAAGCATTCTTCATAT
The window above is part of the Anabas testudineus chromosome 17, fAnaTes1.2, whole genome shotgun sequence genome. Proteins encoded here:
- the LOC113171324 gene encoding 39S ribosomal protein L37, mitochondrial-like, whose amino-acid sequence is MFSETAQCLKTVAPLFSQTAFLKDLSRLPSHGGVVCLQARRHFSVSRCLTAKAPPARKPRERVEIPGLEMITYGERMHYVPGLAKPVNPHWERDYKDPRYYRAPPAHEMPLYKDKPCYVYNQRTSALEGVCQALWLTKSKLISGLPPHLLALAANPANQIPDQDERVQNAIKHARFWDTTEERPSKEKYSNTLLMNLLHLCATLQSSHPAIGRRILAEKYSLAATWKRGYDLFQIRGQNGLLHNCMDPLPEVSGKQEVADTADHVLESFYPVSPSIDLQKVHVYKEEMNCSGFRGDYPYPHAHTLYFMEGADARWKLLPEQFRAKMVMFSFGNALARAYTLYGTQPQGILDSPVTVQAVGTNGRIFQFMVFQLNTTDLSGDDGIKNQLWLEKDVELYDFAKVRPLIKKKQVKVPAGLAGYKPEAFSKFLALYLNGAV